In Roseomonas fluvialis, one genomic interval encodes:
- a CDS encoding vWA domain-containing protein produces the protein MTPDRDASRIIGVAQARAAGAATAPRGHLAANLLAFTRLLRRTGLPLGPGEAIAGLEALTEIDLADRRQVHAALRAVMVHRREHFEIFDQAFQLFWRDPEAAAHAAAMALLDGNKPKDEKPPPASRRLAEAMQQNAPKPKPPEEPPPRHDMTFTVSERERLQQMDFEAMSADDITQAKQEIRRLALPLDEQRTRRFRPDPFGPATDLRATVRQSLRTGGEILDIARRRRVTRPPPLVALCDISGSMARYAQILLHFMHAVANDRDRVHSFLFGTRLTNITRQLKHRDPEVAFQMISHIVEDWSGGTRIGESLALFNRQWGRRVLGQGAVVLLITDGLDREGAKGLAEATERLRGSCRRLIWLNPLLRFDGFQPKSQGIRAMLPHVDDFRPVHNLNSLRELVATLSDPHAAQRGRMAA, from the coding sequence ATGACCCCCGATCGCGACGCGTCCCGCATCATTGGTGTCGCCCAGGCCCGCGCCGCCGGTGCCGCAACCGCGCCGCGCGGCCACCTGGCCGCGAACCTGCTCGCCTTCACGCGGCTGCTGCGGCGTACCGGCCTGCCGCTCGGTCCGGGCGAGGCGATCGCAGGGCTCGAGGCGCTGACCGAGATCGACCTCGCGGACCGCCGCCAGGTGCATGCCGCGCTGCGCGCCGTCATGGTCCATCGCCGCGAGCATTTCGAAATCTTCGACCAGGCCTTCCAACTGTTCTGGCGCGACCCCGAGGCCGCCGCCCATGCCGCCGCCATGGCGCTGCTGGACGGCAACAAGCCCAAGGACGAAAAGCCGCCCCCGGCGTCGCGCCGCCTCGCGGAGGCGATGCAGCAGAACGCGCCCAAGCCCAAGCCGCCCGAGGAACCGCCCCCGCGCCACGACATGACCTTCACGGTCAGCGAGCGCGAGCGCCTGCAGCAGATGGATTTCGAGGCGATGTCGGCCGACGACATCACGCAAGCCAAGCAGGAGATCCGCCGCCTGGCCCTGCCTCTCGATGAACAGCGCACCCGCCGCTTCCGCCCCGACCCCTTCGGCCCGGCGACCGATCTGCGCGCCACCGTGCGGCAATCGCTGCGCACCGGCGGCGAGATCCTGGACATCGCGCGCCGCCGCCGTGTGACGCGCCCGCCGCCGCTGGTCGCGCTGTGCGACATCAGCGGCTCCATGGCGCGCTATGCGCAGATCCTGCTGCATTTCATGCATGCGGTGGCGAACGACCGGGACCGCGTGCACAGTTTCCTGTTCGGCACCCGGCTCACCAACATCACGCGGCAATTGAAGCACCGCGACCCGGAAGTGGCCTTCCAGATGATCTCCCACATCGTGGAGGACTGGTCGGGCGGTACGCGCATCGGAGAATCGCTCGCGCTGTTCAATCGGCAGTGGGGGCGGCGCGTGCTCGGCCAGGGCGCAGTCGTGCTGCTCATCACCGACGGCCTCGACCGCGAGGGTGCCAAGGGGCTCGCGGAAGCAACGGAACGCCTGCGCGGATCGTGCCGGCGGCTGATCTGGCTCAATCCCCTGTTGCGGTTCGATGGCTTCCAGCCCAAATCCCAGGGCATCCGGGCGATGCTGCCCCATGTGGACGACTTCCGCCCGGTGCATAACCTGAACAGCCTGCGCGAACTGGTCGCGACCTTGTCGGACCCTCACGCCGCGCAGCGCGGGAGGATGGCGGCATGA
- a CDS encoding CoxG family protein, producing MDMSGERRIPAARTRVWEALNDPEMLRAAIPGCESVTRTADDAFEAKLALKIGPMAAKFGAKVKLENVNPPASYTISGEGNGGAMGFAKGGADVSLEELGPEETLLRYTVKAQVGGKMAQLGARLIDSTAKQMSDQFFDRFAAALTPPAPETEAAPQAAQPAAAPRPPITTPAGISIFDLLPEAPLGIPLMAWVGSAIMLVILGLMFL from the coding sequence ATGGACATGAGCGGCGAGCGTCGCATCCCCGCAGCCCGCACGCGGGTGTGGGAGGCGCTGAACGACCCCGAGATGCTGCGCGCCGCGATCCCCGGCTGCGAATCCGTCACGCGCACCGCGGACGACGCCTTCGAGGCGAAACTCGCCCTCAAGATCGGCCCCATGGCCGCCAAGTTCGGCGCCAAGGTGAAGCTCGAGAACGTCAACCCGCCCGCCTCCTACACGATCAGCGGCGAGGGCAATGGCGGGGCGATGGGCTTCGCCAAGGGCGGCGCCGACGTTTCGCTCGAGGAACTCGGCCCCGAGGAGACGTTGCTGCGCTACACCGTGAAGGCGCAGGTCGGCGGCAAGATGGCGCAGCTCGGCGCGCGGCTGATCGACAGCACGGCCAAGCAGATGTCCGACCAGTTCTTCGATCGCTTCGCCGCGGCCCTGACACCACCGGCGCCGGAGACCGAGGCCGCGCCGCAGGCCGCCCAGCCGGCTGCCGCGCCGCGCCCGCCCATCACCACCCCCGCCGGCATCTCCATCTTCGACCTGCTGCCCGAAGCACCGCTCGGCATCCCGCTGATGGCCTGGGTTGGCAGCGCGATCATGCTGGTGATCCTGGGGCTGATGTTCCTGTGA
- a CDS encoding sodium:proton antiporter — protein MRFSRPLAATLLAAGMLAAGAMPAAAAGVSGAGMSLAWGIPFAGLLLSIALMPLVAGHLWHHHYGKIAAGWAVLLVLPFAIVFGPQVAASEVWHIILQEYIPFIALLLALYVTGGGVLLKGTLVGTPAANTALLAFGTVIASVMGTTGASMLLIRPVLRANAFRKRKTHTFVFFIFLVSNIGGSLTPLGDPPLYLGFLKGVSFFWTTTHMFWEFMVCAVILLAIYYVLDSIAWAREKPVVPGTGAKEPLRVEGLVNLALIGAVVVMVLVQGYWRPGNAYLLGETIGLERLVGIAVFVAIAWLSMRLTTPELREANGFAWGAILEVAKLFAAIFVTMAPVLAILRAGMEGAAAPLVAMTTDAAGQPIPWVYFWLTGTLSSFLDNAPTYLVFFNLAGGDPGYLMTQGALTLAAISCGAVFMGANSYIGNAPNFMVKAIVEENGERMPSFFGYVGWAVVFLIPLFILVTLIFF, from the coding sequence ATGCGCTTCAGCCGCCCCCTTGCCGCGACCCTGCTGGCCGCCGGGATGCTGGCCGCCGGCGCCATGCCCGCCGCCGCGGCCGGCGTATCGGGGGCAGGGATGTCGCTCGCCTGGGGCATTCCCTTCGCCGGGCTGTTGCTGTCGATCGCGCTGATGCCGCTGGTGGCGGGGCACCTGTGGCACCACCACTACGGCAAGATCGCCGCGGGATGGGCGGTGCTGCTGGTGCTGCCCTTCGCCATCGTGTTCGGCCCGCAAGTGGCCGCCAGCGAGGTCTGGCACATCATCCTGCAGGAATACATCCCGTTCATCGCCTTGCTGCTGGCACTGTATGTGACCGGCGGCGGTGTGCTGTTGAAGGGCACGCTGGTTGGCACACCTGCCGCCAACACGGCGTTGCTGGCCTTCGGGACGGTCATCGCGTCCGTCATGGGCACCACCGGTGCCTCGATGTTGCTGATCCGCCCGGTGCTGCGGGCAAATGCGTTCCGGAAGCGCAAGACGCACACCTTCGTCTTCTTCATCTTCCTGGTGAGCAACATCGGGGGGTCGCTGACGCCGCTCGGCGATCCGCCGTTGTATCTCGGCTTCCTCAAGGGCGTTTCGTTCTTCTGGACCACGACCCACATGTTCTGGGAATTCATGGTCTGCGCCGTCATCCTGCTCGCGATCTACTACGTGCTGGATTCCATCGCCTGGGCGCGGGAGAAGCCGGTGGTGCCCGGCACCGGCGCGAAGGAACCGCTGCGCGTCGAGGGCTTGGTGAACCTCGCGCTGATCGGCGCGGTGGTGGTGATGGTCCTGGTGCAGGGCTATTGGCGGCCGGGCAATGCCTACCTGCTCGGCGAGACCATCGGCCTCGAGCGCCTGGTCGGCATCGCCGTGTTCGTCGCGATCGCCTGGCTGTCGATGCGCCTGACGACGCCGGAACTGCGGGAAGCGAACGGCTTCGCCTGGGGCGCGATCCTGGAGGTGGCAAAGCTGTTCGCCGCGATCTTTGTCACGATGGCGCCGGTGCTCGCGATCCTGCGCGCGGGCATGGAGGGTGCGGCGGCGCCGCTGGTGGCCATGACGACGGACGCTGCGGGCCAGCCGATCCCGTGGGTGTATTTCTGGCTGACGGGGACGCTGTCCTCGTTCCTGGACAACGCGCCGACCTACCTGGTGTTCTTCAACCTGGCGGGCGGCGACCCAGGCTACCTGATGACGCAGGGCGCGCTCACGCTGGCCGCGATCTCCTGCGGCGCGGTGTTCATGGGGGCCAATTCGTATATCGGGAACGCGCCCAACTTCATGGTCAAGGCCATCGTGGAGGAGAACGGCGAGCGCATGCCCTCCTTCTTCGGCTATGTCGGCTGGGCAGTGGTGTTCCTGATCCCGCTGTTCATACTGGTGACGCTGATCTTCTTCTGA
- a CDS encoding AAA family ATPase has protein sequence MTLTLPASVQDTRALLGAGGYVADRALATTVHLALRMGRPIFLEGEPGTGKTEIAKVLAKMLPRHLVRLQCYDGLDLSAAAYEWNHAKQLMAIRLAEASGETDREALERGIYDRRFLQPRPLLQALEGEPSVLLIDELDRADEPFEAFLLEILADFQVTIPELGTIRAETPPVVVITSNRTREVHDAVRRRCLYHWVDYPDAARERAILALRAPGLPEKLSAQIVAFVQKVRQGDYFKLPGVAETIDWAQALAALDAKELEPGAVDETLGVLLKYQDDIAKLRGAEAARMLSDLPD, from the coding sequence ATGACCCTCACCCTGCCGGCCAGCGTTCAGGACACCCGGGCCCTGCTGGGCGCCGGCGGCTATGTCGCCGACCGTGCGCTCGCGACCACCGTGCATCTGGCGCTGCGCATGGGCCGTCCGATCTTCCTGGAAGGCGAGCCCGGCACCGGCAAGACCGAGATCGCGAAGGTGCTCGCGAAGATGCTGCCGCGCCACCTGGTGCGGCTGCAATGCTACGACGGTCTCGACCTGTCCGCCGCCGCGTACGAATGGAACCACGCCAAGCAGCTGATGGCGATCCGCCTGGCGGAGGCCTCCGGCGAGACCGACCGCGAGGCGCTGGAACGCGGCATCTACGACCGCCGCTTTCTCCAGCCTCGCCCGCTGCTCCAGGCGCTGGAGGGCGAACCGTCGGTGCTGCTGATCGACGAACTCGACCGCGCCGATGAACCCTTCGAGGCCTTCCTGCTCGAGATCCTCGCCGATTTCCAGGTGACCATCCCTGAACTCGGCACGATCCGCGCCGAGACCCCGCCGGTGGTGGTCATCACGTCGAACCGCACGCGGGAGGTGCACGACGCGGTGCGCCGGCGCTGCCTGTACCACTGGGTGGACTACCCCGACGCCGCGCGCGAACGCGCCATCCTGGCGCTGCGCGCGCCCGGCCTGCCGGAGAAGCTTTCGGCGCAGATCGTGGCCTTCGTTCAGAAGGTCCGGCAGGGCGACTACTTCAAGCTACCTGGCGTGGCGGAGACCATCGACTGGGCGCAGGCGCTGGCCGCGCTCGACGCCAAGGAACTCGAACCCGGCGCGGTCGACGAGACGCTGGGCGTGCTGCTGAAGTACCAGGACGACATCGCCAAGCTCCGCGGCGCCGAGGCGGCGCGGATGCTCAGCGACCTGCCGGACTGA
- a CDS encoding XdhC family protein, with protein MTTDTTHSEDILAIAADWRAAGEQVAIATVVETWGSSPRPAGSRLAVTASGRLMGSVSGGCIEGAVADAAKQAMATGQPQLLDFGVSDERAWEVGLSCGGKVKVFVEPLA; from the coding sequence ATGACCACCGACACCACGCATTCCGAGGATATCCTCGCCATCGCCGCCGATTGGCGCGCGGCGGGCGAACAGGTCGCGATCGCGACCGTGGTCGAGACCTGGGGCAGCAGCCCCCGACCGGCGGGTTCGCGCCTGGCGGTCACGGCATCCGGCCGGCTGATGGGCTCGGTCTCGGGCGGCTGCATCGAGGGCGCGGTGGCCGACGCCGCGAAGCAAGCGATGGCGACGGGCCAGCCGCAACTGCTCGACTTCGGCGTCTCCGACGAACGCGCCTGGGAGGTCGGTCTGTCCTGCGGCGGCAAGGTCAAGGTCTTCGTGGAGCCGCTCGCGTGA
- a CDS encoding acetoin utilization protein AcuC produces the protein MTPLLIGSEIYRGSTYGPKHPLAIPRVSTMLDLVQALGWVDPAQYRDSPRASVGELLRFHRRDYLDALLRAEHTQTVSADDRARFRIGADGNPVFREVFSRPATGAGGTLLAGRLTAHGGVVHVPGGGTHHGRPDRASGFCYLNDAVLGLLAWIDQGLNNILYLDLDAHHGDGVQDAFQDDPRVFTLSIHEDGRWPFTGASDDRAGGHAANIPVPPGFNDSEFGWVLHHAILPVIDRLRPQAIMVQCGADALEEDPLAKLSLSNNAHRAVVAAVMARAPRLIVLGGGGYNPWSVARCWAGVWGVLAGHAMPDRLPPAAEAVLRNLRAQPAMSARAAWRDPPEHWFTTLADAPRPGVVRAAVRRAAAAALAGLHADPPRVA, from the coding sequence ATGACACCGCTGCTGATCGGCTCCGAGATCTACCGCGGCTCGACCTACGGGCCGAAGCATCCGCTCGCGATCCCGCGGGTGTCGACCATGCTCGACCTCGTGCAGGCGCTGGGCTGGGTCGACCCCGCGCAGTACCGCGACAGCCCGCGCGCGAGCGTCGGTGAGCTGCTGCGCTTTCATCGCCGCGACTACCTGGACGCCTTGCTGCGGGCCGAACACACGCAGACCGTGAGTGCCGACGACCGCGCGCGGTTCCGCATCGGCGCCGACGGCAACCCCGTATTCCGCGAGGTGTTCTCGCGCCCCGCCACGGGGGCGGGCGGCACGCTGCTGGCGGGACGGCTGACCGCCCATGGCGGCGTGGTGCACGTGCCTGGTGGGGGTACGCATCACGGTCGCCCCGACCGCGCGAGCGGGTTCTGCTACCTGAACGACGCGGTGCTGGGCCTGCTCGCATGGATCGACCAGGGGTTGAATAATATTCTCTATCTCGACCTTGACGCGCATCACGGCGATGGCGTGCAGGATGCCTTCCAGGATGATCCGCGCGTCTTCACCCTCAGCATCCACGAGGATGGGCGCTGGCCCTTCACTGGCGCCAGCGACGACCGTGCCGGGGGTCATGCCGCCAATATCCCCGTGCCGCCAGGCTTCAACGACAGCGAATTCGGCTGGGTGCTGCACCACGCGATCCTGCCTGTCATCGACCGGTTGCGCCCGCAAGCCATCATGGTCCAGTGCGGCGCCGACGCGCTGGAGGAAGACCCGCTGGCGAAGCTGAGCCTGTCCAACAACGCGCATCGCGCGGTGGTGGCGGCGGTGATGGCGCGCGCCCCGCGGCTGATCGTGCTGGGCGGCGGCGGCTACAACCCGTGGTCGGTGGCGCGCTGCTGGGCGGGGGTCTGGGGCGTGCTGGCCGGGCACGCCATGCCCGACCGCCTGCCCCCGGCAGCCGAGGCCGTGCTGCGGAACCTGCGCGCGCAGCCAGCTATGTCGGCACGCGCCGCCTGGCGGGACCCGCCGGAGCATTGGTTCACCACCCTGGCCGACGCTCCGCGCCCGGGTGTGGTGCGCGCGGCGGTCCGGCGCGCCGCTGCCGCCGCCCTGGCCGGCCTTCACGCCGACCCGCCGCGCGTGGCATGA
- a CDS encoding XdhC family protein, with protein sequence MKTETLARLQAERAAQNPVVLLTRLSDGAQHLWPQESLPDALADAARTTLGTEKAASVTIDGEAWFIHPHNPPLRIIVVGAVHIAQAMAPMAAPLGFEMIVVDPRRAFATAERLPGVSLNTDWPDEAMAALKPDARSAVVTLTHDPKLDDPALDAALRSAAFYIGALGSRRTHAKRVARLKDLGHDDDAIARIHAPVGLDIAAVTAPEIALSVMAEIVAARRGAALGAPRPQPSEARISIGISA encoded by the coding sequence GTGAAGACCGAAACCCTCGCGCGGCTGCAGGCCGAACGCGCGGCGCAGAACCCTGTCGTGCTCCTCACCCGCCTGTCCGACGGCGCGCAGCACCTCTGGCCCCAGGAGAGCCTGCCCGACGCGCTGGCCGATGCGGCGCGCACGACGCTCGGCACCGAAAAGGCGGCGAGCGTAACCATCGATGGCGAGGCATGGTTCATCCACCCGCACAACCCGCCGCTGCGCATCATCGTGGTGGGTGCCGTGCACATCGCGCAGGCGATGGCGCCGATGGCCGCGCCGCTTGGCTTCGAGATGATCGTGGTCGACCCGCGCCGCGCCTTCGCCACCGCAGAACGCCTCCCCGGCGTGTCGCTCAACACCGACTGGCCGGACGAGGCGATGGCCGCGCTGAAGCCCGATGCGCGATCGGCGGTCGTGACGCTCACGCACGACCCGAAGCTCGATGACCCCGCGCTCGATGCCGCGCTGCGCAGCGCGGCCTTCTACATCGGCGCGCTCGGCAGCCGGCGCACGCATGCCAAGCGCGTCGCGCGACTGAAGGATCTCGGCCATGACGACGATGCGATCGCGCGCATCCATGCGCCAGTCGGCCTCGACATCGCCGCGGTCACGGCGCCCGAGATCGCACTGTCCGTGATGGCCGAAATCGTCGCCGCACGCCGCGGCGCGGCGCTCGGCGCACCGC
- the mdoH gene encoding glucans biosynthesis glucosyltransferase MdoH — MDGLTRTAALLPAEARLEMPVRPLDALPDLTQPAPASPRGTRRRRAFVLAMTVILTLFATAEMWEVLGLARWTITGVVMTSLFAVLLVPIALSFATAVLGFVELLRGPAPQAMAPAVPGSRTALLAPIRNENIEDVAAALAAMRADLHADGADDAFDIFVLSDSRDPAIAAAEVDAVLRLRAAPGCRVFYRQRSDNAGRKAGNIAEWVRRFGGAYEAFLILDADSLMRADTLRRLVAAMHAMPQAGLLQTVPVLRGGTTVFARLQQFASRVYGPILAAGAAAWHGADGNYWGHNALIRTRAFAQTCGLPALRGPKPFGGDIMSHDFVEAALLRRAGWGVQMLPHLGGSFEGGPPTLPDLDARDRRWCQGNLQHAAVIGAPALHPLSRVHLAIGIGSYLSAALWLVFLVLGIATALQARFLTPAYFPDTHVLFPQWPVVDAQRALWVFAGTILLLLTPKLLGILSVALIAGRPRSLRGWGRLVGGAGVEIIVSALISPATMVRQAGHVVSVLLGRDSGWKSQARGDVLLPFDEAWRFARAGVVLGLLMLGAALAVDPGLAAWMSPVLAGLLLSPLLIWATARPVFSPAGR; from the coding sequence ATGGACGGGCTGACCCGCACCGCCGCTCTGCTGCCGGCGGAGGCGCGGCTTGAGATGCCGGTGCGCCCGCTCGATGCGTTGCCGGACCTGACGCAGCCCGCGCCCGCCTCGCCGCGGGGGACGCGCCGCCGCCGCGCATTCGTGCTCGCGATGACGGTCATCCTCACGCTGTTCGCCACCGCGGAGATGTGGGAGGTGCTCGGCCTCGCGCGCTGGACGATCACGGGCGTGGTGATGACGTCGCTGTTCGCGGTGCTGCTGGTCCCGATCGCGCTGTCCTTCGCGACGGCTGTGCTCGGCTTCGTGGAACTGCTGCGCGGACCAGCGCCGCAGGCCATGGCGCCGGCCGTGCCGGGGTCGCGCACCGCGCTTCTGGCGCCCATCCGCAACGAGAACATCGAGGATGTCGCGGCCGCGCTGGCGGCGATGCGTGCCGACTTGCACGCGGATGGCGCGGACGACGCGTTCGACATCTTTGTCCTGAGCGACAGCCGCGACCCCGCGATTGCCGCGGCCGAGGTCGATGCCGTGCTGCGCCTGCGCGCGGCCCCCGGCTGCCGCGTGTTCTATCGGCAGCGCAGCGACAATGCCGGCCGCAAGGCGGGCAACATCGCCGAATGGGTGCGGCGCTTCGGCGGCGCCTACGAGGCCTTCCTCATCCTCGATGCCGACAGTCTGATGCGGGCCGACACGTTGCGCCGGCTGGTCGCGGCGATGCACGCCATGCCCCAAGCAGGGCTGTTGCAGACCGTGCCCGTGCTGCGCGGCGGCACCACGGTTTTCGCGCGCCTCCAGCAATTCGCGAGCCGGGTCTACGGGCCGATCCTCGCTGCCGGTGCGGCCGCCTGGCACGGGGCGGACGGCAACTACTGGGGGCACAATGCGCTGATCCGCACTCGCGCCTTCGCGCAGACCTGCGGCCTTCCGGCGCTGCGCGGCCCGAAGCCGTTCGGCGGCGACATCATGAGCCATGATTTCGTCGAGGCCGCGCTGCTGCGCCGCGCCGGCTGGGGCGTGCAGATGCTGCCCCACCTGGGCGGCAGTTTCGAAGGCGGGCCGCCAACGCTGCCCGACCTCGATGCGCGCGACCGGCGCTGGTGCCAGGGCAACCTGCAGCATGCGGCGGTGATCGGCGCGCCGGCGCTGCATCCGCTCAGCCGCGTGCACCTGGCGATCGGCATCGGATCGTATCTGAGCGCTGCATTGTGGCTGGTGTTCCTGGTGCTGGGCATCGCCACCGCCCTGCAGGCACGCTTCCTGACACCGGCCTATTTCCCCGACACGCATGTGCTGTTCCCACAATGGCCGGTGGTCGATGCGCAGCGCGCGCTTTGGGTCTTCGCCGGCACGATCCTGTTGCTGCTGACGCCCAAGCTGCTGGGGATACTGTCCGTGGCCCTGATTGCGGGCCGGCCGCGCAGCCTGCGCGGCTGGGGCCGCCTGGTCGGCGGGGCGGGGGTCGAGATCATCGTCTCGGCGCTGATCTCCCCGGCGACCATGGTGCGCCAGGCGGGGCATGTCGTCTCGGTCCTGCTGGGCCGGGATTCAGGGTGGAAATCCCAGGCGCGCGGCGACGTTCTGTTGCCGTTCGACGAGGCCTGGCGCTTCGCCCGCGCGGGCGTGGTGCTCGGCCTGCTGATGCTCGGCGCGGCGCTGGCGGTCGATCCGGGCCTCGCGGCCTGGATGTCGCCCGTCCTCGCGGGCCTGCTGCTGTCGCCGCTGCTGATCTGGGCGACGGCGCGCCCGGTCTTCAGTCCGGCAGGTCGCTGA
- a CDS encoding glucan biosynthesis protein yields MPRTAGNPVRRVALVGLEECPSMEVVVLPERFRISAIRDAAPTLRRRHLAVVAGAAALAAPRQISTARATSAAAPSSFDAQIVPTLARELSTRPHRPRRGNLPRVLDTLDYDGYRGIRFRAERALWAGAGLDFQVQPHHLGFLFKERVDLFEVADGQAMPISYDASHFTFDNGPPPADLGDIGFAGFRITHPLNRPDHFDELCSFLGASYFRALGRGHAYGLSARGLSIRTGHPQGEEFPAFTAFWIERPAPGARSIVVHALLESQSLTGAYRFAIAPGASTVMEVQAEIFARVAVDGFGIAPGTSMFLFNPGHRGTVSDFRPAVHDSDGLLMRTGRDVQIWRPLSNPRRLQVSGFQDSAPRGFGLMQRARDFADYQDLEASYHRRPGLWVEPMDEWGPGEVQLVEIPTPSEIHDNIVAAWVPREGLKAGEARRVRYRLHWVSEPPLPGGLLRFAATRSGAGNGSGALRFVLDTTPLQGRMDTLPQAQVSASAGRIANPVVQPNPETGGLRLSFDLETDRSRLSEVAAVLASEAGPVSETWTFRWTG; encoded by the coding sequence ATGCCCAGGACCGCCGGCAACCCTGTGCGTCGCGTCGCGTTGGTGGGCCTGGAGGAATGCCCATCGATGGAGGTTGTGGTGCTGCCCGAACGATTCCGCATATCCGCGATCCGCGACGCGGCGCCGACGCTGCGCCGAAGGCATCTCGCCGTGGTCGCGGGCGCGGCCGCGCTGGCCGCGCCACGGCAGATCTCCACCGCTCGCGCGACCAGCGCGGCGGCGCCGAGCTCCTTCGATGCGCAGATCGTCCCGACGCTGGCGCGGGAGCTCTCCACACGCCCGCACCGGCCGCGTCGCGGCAACCTGCCGCGCGTGCTGGATACGCTCGATTACGACGGCTATCGCGGCATCCGCTTTCGTGCCGAACGCGCGCTCTGGGCGGGCGCGGGGCTCGACTTCCAGGTGCAGCCACATCACCTCGGCTTCCTGTTCAAGGAGCGCGTCGACCTGTTCGAGGTGGCCGACGGGCAGGCGATGCCGATCAGCTATGACGCATCCCACTTCACCTTCGACAACGGCCCGCCGCCGGCCGACCTGGGTGACATCGGCTTCGCCGGGTTCCGCATCACGCATCCGCTGAACCGGCCGGATCATTTCGACGAGCTGTGCAGCTTCCTCGGCGCCAGCTACTTCCGGGCGCTGGGGCGCGGGCATGCCTACGGGCTGTCGGCGCGCGGGCTGTCGATCCGCACGGGGCACCCGCAGGGTGAGGAATTCCCGGCGTTCACCGCCTTCTGGATCGAACGCCCGGCGCCGGGGGCGCGCAGCATCGTGGTGCATGCGCTGCTCGAGTCCCAGAGCCTGACCGGCGCCTACCGTTTCGCGATCGCCCCTGGCGCATCGACCGTGATGGAGGTGCAGGCCGAGATCTTTGCGCGCGTGGCGGTCGACGGCTTCGGGATCGCGCCCGGCACCAGCATGTTCCTGTTCAACCCCGGCCATCGCGGCACGGTCAGCGACTTCCGCCCCGCGGTGCATGATTCCGACGGGCTGCTCATGCGCACCGGGCGCGACGTGCAAATCTGGCGGCCGCTGTCGAACCCGCGGCGGCTTCAGGTCAGCGGCTTCCAGGACAGCGCGCCGCGCGGCTTCGGCCTGATGCAGCGCGCCCGCGACTTCGCCGACTACCAGGACCTCGAGGCGTCCTACCACCGCCGGCCCGGCCTGTGGGTCGAACCCATGGACGAATGGGGCCCGGGCGAGGTGCAGCTCGTGGAGATCCCGACGCCGAGCGAGATCCACGACAACATCGTCGCCGCCTGGGTCCCGCGCGAAGGGCTGAAGGCAGGCGAGGCGCGCCGGGTCCGGTACCGCCTGCACTGGGTCTCGGAGCCGCCCTTGCCGGGCGGCCTGCTGCGCTTCGCCGCGACCCGCAGCGGTGCGGGCAACGGCAGCGGTGCGTTGCGCTTTGTCCTCGACACCACGCCCTTGCAGGGCCGGATGGACACGCTCCCGCAGGCGCAGGTGAGCGCGAGCGCGGGGCGCATCGCCAACCCGGTCGTGCAGCCCAATCCCGAGACCGGCGGGCTGCGCCTATCCTTTGACCTCGAGACCGACCGCAGCCGGCTGAGCGAGGTGGCTGCCGTGCTCGCGAGCGAGGCCGGGCCGGTCAGTGAGACCTGGACGTTCCGATGGACGGGCTGA
- the prpB gene encoding methylisocitrate lyase — MPYVIADDLPDEPAGVRFRRMLDAPGILQMPGAHLGISALLAKQAGFEALYMSGAAMSATMGLPDLGMITVDDVAWHIRQVVRASGLPVLVDGDTGYGEALNVMHMVRCFEEAGAGAVHLEDQLLPKKCGHLNDKKLASAEDMAAKVAAARRARRHLVIIARTDAAASEGIEGAVARARMYLDAGADAIFPEALTTREMFEEFANRMPGVKLLANMTEFGRTPFFTAEEFQAMGYAMVIWPVSHLRIAARAMEDLYAAIARDGGTQKMVGRMQTRAQLYETIGYHAYEALDASLIRTVVPEGMPQG, encoded by the coding sequence ATGCCCTACGTGATCGCCGACGACCTGCCCGACGAACCCGCGGGCGTGCGCTTCCGCCGCATGCTGGATGCGCCCGGCATCCTGCAGATGCCCGGCGCGCATCTGGGCATCTCGGCGCTGCTGGCGAAGCAGGCGGGGTTCGAGGCGCTGTACATGTCCGGTGCCGCGATGTCCGCCACCATGGGCCTGCCGGATCTCGGCATGATCACGGTGGACGACGTGGCGTGGCACATCCGCCAGGTGGTGCGAGCCTCGGGCCTGCCGGTGCTGGTCGATGGCGACACCGGCTATGGCGAGGCGCTGAACGTCATGCACATGGTCCGCTGCTTCGAGGAAGCCGGGGCAGGGGCGGTGCACCTGGAAGACCAGCTGCTGCCCAAGAAGTGCGGGCACCTCAACGACAAGAAGCTCGCGAGTGCGGAGGACATGGCCGCGAAGGTCGCCGCCGCGCGGCGCGCCCGGCGCCACCTGGTCATCATCGCGCGCACCGATGCGGCCGCCAGCGAGGGCATCGAGGGCGCGGTGGCGCGTGCGCGGATGTACCTCGACGCCGGGGCGGACGCGATCTTCCCCGAGGCGCTCACCACGCGCGAGATGTTCGAGGAATTCGCGAACCGCATGCCCGGCGTGAAGCTGCTGGCCAACATGACCGAGTTCGGCCGCACGCCGTTCTTCACCGCCGAGGAATTCCAGGCGATGGGCTACGCCATGGTGATCTGGCCGGTCAGCCACCTGCGCATTGCCGCGCGCGCGATGGAGGATTTGTATGCCGCGATCGCGCGCGACGGCGGCACGCAGAAGATGGTCGGGCGCATGCAGACCCGCGCGCAACTGTACGAGACGATCGGCTACCACGCCTATGAGGCGCTGGACGCGAGCCTGATCCGCACCGTCGTGCCCGAGGGGATGCCGCAGGGCTGA